The following proteins come from a genomic window of Macadamia integrifolia cultivar HAES 741 chromosome 14, SCU_Mint_v3, whole genome shotgun sequence:
- the LOC122060711 gene encoding vacuolar iron transporter homolog 4-like has protein sequence MAALEAGKPRDPEALNLEMSGSEDELGINYSQRAQWLRAAVLGANDGLISVSSLMLGVGAVKQDVKSMILTGFAGMVAGACSMAIGEFVSVYSQKDIEVSQMKRQNEKENGKQSGDEGENEDLPNPFKAAAASALAFVVGAVVPLISASFIQSYKMRLGVVIAVASLALVMFGGLAAFLGKAPVKGSCLRMLIGGLLAMAITYGLTKLIGLAGV, from the coding sequence ATGGCAGCCCTAGAAGCTGGCAAACCACGAGACCCTGAGGCCCTCAACCTAGAGATGTCCGGTAGCGAGGACGAACTTGGTATCAATTACTCCCAGAGGGCACAATGGCTTCGAGCTGCAGTTCTTGGAGCCAACGATGGATTGATATCAGTTTCATCTTTGATGCTGGGAGTTGGAGCAGTTAAACAAGATGTGAAATCTATGATCCTCACTGGTTTTGCAGGGATGGTTGCTGGTGCATGTAGTATGGCAATAGGAGAGTTTGTATCAGTTTATTCACAGAAGGATATAGAGGTGTCTCAGATGAAGAGACAAAATGAGAAGGAGAATGGAAAACAAAGTGGGGATGAGGGAGAGAATGAAGATTTGCCAAACCCATTCAAGGCAGCTGCAGCATCTGCTCTTGCATTTGTAGTTGGAGCTGTGGTGCCATTGATATCAGCATCGTTTATACAGTCATATAAGATGAGGTTGGGGGTGGTGATTGCAGTGGCAAGCTTAGCGTTGGTAATGTTTGGAGGGTTAGCTGCATTTCTGGGTAAAGCACCTGTGAAGGGATCTTGCTTGAGGATGCTGATTGGGGGTTTGCTGGCTATGGCCATAACCTATGGATTGACCAAATTGATTGGACTTGCTGGAGTCTAA